In a single window of the Streptococcus ilei genome:
- the copZ gene encoding copper chaperone CopZ, producing MSKTYEITGMKCQGCANAVTEKLSAVKGVEEVRVDLEKNQVTIEGKPWKWSLIRALKDSKYELGNEVK from the coding sequence ATGTCAAAAACATATGAAATTACTGGAATGAAATGCCAAGGTTGTGCCAATGCTGTCACTGAAAAATTATCCGCAGTAAAAGGTGTAGAAGAAGTAAGAGTTGATTTAGAGAAGAATCAAGTAACCATTGAAGGGAAACCTTGGAAATGGTCCTTGATCCGAGCTCTAAAAGACAGTAAATATGAACTAGGAAATGAAGTAAAATAA
- a CDS encoding methionyl aminopeptidase: MITLKSQREIEAMDRAGDFLASIHIGLRDLIKPGLDLWEVEEYVRRRCKEANVLPLQIGVEGSLMDYPYATCCGINDEVAHAFPRHYLLKEGDLLKVDMVLSEPLDKSVVDVSKLDFDNVAQVKKYTENFSGGLADSCWAYAVGNVSQEVKDLMDVTKECLYKGIEQAVVGNRLGDIGAAIQEYAESKGYGVVRDLVGHGVGPTMHEEPMVPHYGRAGRGLRLREGMVLTIEPMINTGTWEIDTDMKTGWAHKTLDGGLSCQYEHQFVITKDGPVILTSQGEEGTY, translated from the coding sequence ATGATTACATTGAAATCACAGCGTGAGATCGAAGCCATGGACCGTGCAGGAGATTTTCTTGCCAGTATCCATATTGGCCTTCGGGATTTGATCAAACCGGGTCTTGATCTTTGGGAAGTAGAAGAGTATGTTCGACGTCGCTGTAAAGAAGCCAATGTCTTGCCCCTACAGATCGGTGTGGAAGGAAGTCTGATGGACTATCCCTATGCAACTTGTTGTGGGATCAATGATGAAGTGGCTCATGCCTTTCCTCGCCACTATCTGTTAAAAGAAGGTGACCTCTTAAAGGTGGATATGGTCTTGTCAGAGCCATTAGATAAGTCTGTTGTTGATGTTTCAAAACTAGACTTTGATAATGTAGCTCAGGTGAAAAAATATACAGAAAACTTCTCTGGTGGTTTGGCAGATTCTTGTTGGGCTTATGCAGTCGGGAATGTATCTCAAGAAGTAAAGGATCTCATGGATGTCACTAAGGAGTGTCTCTACAAGGGGATTGAGCAAGCAGTTGTCGGAAATCGCCTAGGAGACATTGGTGCAGCTATTCAGGAATATGCTGAAAGCAAAGGATATGGAGTGGTCCGTGACTTGGTCGGTCATGGAGTCGGTCCAACTATGCATGAAGAACCTATGGTTCCCCACTACGGACGTGCAGGACGTGGGTTGCGCTTACGTGAGGGGATGGTCTTGACCATTGAACCAATGATTAATACCGGAACTTGGGAAATCGATACCGATATGAAGACAGGTTGGGCCCACAAAACCCTTGACGGTGGTCTTTCTTGTCAGTACGAACATCAGTTTGTGATTACGAAAGATGGTCCGGTTATTTTGACCAGTCAAGGCGAAGAAGGAACCTATTAA
- a CDS encoding heavy metal translocating P-type ATPase, which translates to MKEETFVVNGMTCASCVINVEKAVNHLEGVEKATVNLTTEKMTVEYQGEPLSPEAISKAVADAGYEAVVYNPDTAKSQEEREGDKLQVIRKRLFWSSVFTLPLFYLAMGPMIGLPAPAFVSPDQAPVAYTLVLLALTIPVMVFGRAFYRNGFRTLLKGHPNMDALVALATSAAFLYSLYGTYHILLGHHHHVHQLYFESVAVILTLITLGKYFETLSKGRTSQAIKKLMHLAAKEATVLRDGKEVKLPVEDLVIGDQILVKPGEKIAVDGQVVSGQSAIDESMLTGESIPIQKTEGSPVYAGSINGQGSLVYRAEKVGRDTLLAQIIQLVEDAQQTKAPIAKIADQVAGVFVPVVMGIALLSGLFWYFIMGETFTFAMTVTISVLVIACPCALGLATPTAIMVGTGLGAEHGILYKRGDVLELAHQAQVLVFDKTGTITQGKPQLSSSYTYGQTNHALQVLASLEAKSEHPLGQAILDAAKEVPVDLLEMENFSSLTGRGLTARYAGKVYLAGNQTLMEEKGIDVRLAKADLEVLTQDGQTPIFLAEDGQLMALFGVADRIKEDSLEMVASLEKMGKKVIMLTGDNERTAQAIAKKAGIRQVISQVLPQEKSRVIQELQAEGKSVIMVGDGINDAPALATADIGIAMGSGTDIAMESADIVVMKPQLMDVVRALEISRYTIQTIKENLFWAFIYNVLAIPVAMGLLYLFGGPLLNPMLAGLAMSFSSVSVVVNALRLKRKKL; encoded by the coding sequence ATGAAAGAAGAAACTTTTGTCGTCAATGGGATGACGTGTGCATCCTGTGTGATCAATGTGGAGAAAGCTGTTAACCATCTTGAGGGTGTTGAAAAAGCGACAGTCAACCTAACCACTGAAAAAATGACGGTTGAATATCAGGGGGAACCTTTGAGTCCAGAGGCTATTTCAAAAGCAGTAGCGGACGCCGGTTATGAGGCAGTAGTATACAATCCAGATACAGCTAAGAGCCAAGAAGAGCGAGAAGGTGACAAGCTACAAGTGATCCGAAAACGCCTCTTTTGGTCTTCCGTCTTCACCCTGCCTCTCTTTTATCTAGCAATGGGGCCCATGATTGGCCTACCGGCACCTGCATTTGTTTCACCTGATCAAGCACCTGTGGCTTATACTCTTGTACTTTTGGCCTTGACCATCCCTGTGATGGTTTTCGGTCGAGCCTTTTATCGAAATGGCTTCCGAACCCTTCTAAAAGGCCATCCCAATATGGATGCTTTGGTAGCTTTAGCGACTAGTGCAGCCTTTCTTTATAGTCTTTATGGGACTTATCACATTTTGCTTGGCCACCACCATCACGTGCACCAGCTTTATTTTGAATCTGTAGCCGTGATTTTAACCTTGATTACTTTGGGTAAGTATTTTGAAACATTATCAAAAGGGCGTACTTCTCAAGCTATCAAAAAGCTCATGCATCTGGCGGCTAAAGAGGCAACGGTCCTACGTGATGGAAAGGAAGTGAAACTACCTGTAGAAGACTTGGTCATTGGAGATCAGATCCTGGTCAAACCAGGTGAAAAAATAGCCGTTGATGGTCAAGTGGTTTCCGGACAATCAGCCATTGATGAAAGCATGCTGACGGGTGAATCTATCCCCATCCAAAAAACTGAAGGCAGTCCAGTTTACGCAGGTTCCATTAATGGACAAGGTAGTTTGGTTTATCGGGCTGAGAAAGTTGGTCGGGATACCTTACTAGCACAAATCATTCAGCTGGTGGAAGATGCCCAACAAACCAAAGCACCGATTGCCAAGATTGCGGATCAAGTGGCAGGAGTCTTTGTCCCTGTAGTCATGGGGATTGCCCTCTTATCAGGCCTCTTTTGGTACTTTATCATGGGTGAAACTTTCACCTTTGCTATGACGGTTACGATCAGTGTCTTGGTCATTGCCTGTCCATGTGCCCTAGGCTTGGCGACTCCGACAGCCATTATGGTGGGCACAGGCTTAGGGGCAGAGCATGGAATCCTCTACAAGAGGGGGGATGTCCTTGAGTTAGCTCACCAAGCGCAAGTCTTGGTCTTTGATAAAACGGGGACCATCACTCAAGGTAAACCTCAGTTGTCTTCTTCCTATACCTATGGTCAAACGAACCATGCCTTACAAGTCCTAGCTTCTCTGGAAGCCAAGTCCGAACATCCGCTGGGACAGGCTATTCTGGATGCTGCAAAAGAAGTACCTGTAGACTTATTAGAGATGGAGAACTTCTCCAGTCTAACAGGAAGGGGCCTCACTGCTAGATATGCAGGGAAGGTTTATCTAGCTGGGAATCAAACTCTAATGGAAGAGAAAGGAATCGATGTTCGTCTTGCCAAGGCTGACTTGGAAGTCTTGACCCAGGATGGACAAACCCCGATTTTCTTAGCTGAAGATGGGCAATTAATGGCTCTATTTGGGGTAGCAGACCGCATCAAGGAAGATAGTCTAGAAATGGTTGCTAGTCTTGAAAAAATGGGCAAGAAGGTGATCATGCTAACTGGGGATAATGAACGAACTGCTCAAGCGATTGCTAAGAAGGCTGGAATCCGGCAGGTCATCAGTCAAGTCCTTCCTCAAGAAAAATCACGAGTGATCCAAGAATTGCAAGCAGAAGGCAAGTCTGTGATCATGGTGGGGGATGGGATCAACGATGCACCAGCCCTTGCAACTGCAGATATCGGGATTGCCATGGGGTCTGGAACTGATATTGCCATGGAAAGTGCAGATATCGTAGTTATGAAACCCCAATTGATGGATGTAGTCCGGGCCTTGGAAATTAGTCGCTACACGATTCAAACGATTAAGGAAAACTTGTTCTGGGCCTTTATCTACAATGTTTTAGCTATTCCGGTGGCGATGGGCCTTCTCTATCTATTTGGTGGTCCCCTCTTAAATCCTATGCTAGCGGGTCTAGCCATGAGTTTTAGCTCAGTATCCGTCGTCGTCAATGCTCTAAGATTAAAGAGAAAAAAATTATAA
- a CDS encoding UDP-N-acetylglucosamine 1-carboxyvinyltransferase produces the protein MKKIIINGGRPLKGEVTISGAKNSVVALIPATILADEIVTLDGVPDISDVASLIDIMTLMGAKVERDGETLVIDPRGVKDMPMPFGKINSLRASYYFYGSLLGRYGQATVGLPGGCDLGPRPIDLHLKAFEAMGAKMTLDGSSMNLSTNGKRLRGAAIYMDTVSVGATINTILAAVKAEGRTVIENAAREPEIIDVVTLLNNMGAHIRGAGTDIITIEGVDYLRGTRHQVIPDRIEAGTYIALAAAVGEGIQITNVLYEHLESFIAKLEEMGVRMTISEDSVFVEKQENLKAVHIKTSPYPGFATDLQQPLTPLLLTANGKGSIVDTIYQKRVNHVAELMRMGARIETVGDRIVYQGPNQLTGAPVKATDLRAGAALVIAGLMAQGRTEITNIEFILRGYSHIIEKLQQLGADIKLIDEA, from the coding sequence ATGAAAAAAATTATAATTAATGGTGGTCGCCCTTTAAAAGGAGAGGTGACCATTAGTGGTGCAAAAAATAGCGTAGTGGCCCTTATTCCAGCTACTATTTTAGCAGACGAAATTGTGACACTTGATGGTGTTCCAGATATTTCAGATGTTGCTAGCTTGATTGACATTATGACTCTGATGGGAGCAAAAGTGGAGCGAGATGGGGAGACTCTTGTCATCGATCCACGTGGTGTCAAAGATATGCCAATGCCATTTGGAAAGATCAATAGTCTTCGTGCTTCTTACTATTTCTATGGAAGTCTTTTGGGACGTTATGGCCAAGCAACGGTAGGTCTACCAGGGGGATGTGACTTAGGTCCGCGTCCAATTGATCTGCATTTGAAAGCCTTTGAAGCGATGGGAGCTAAAATGACCTTGGATGGTTCTAGTATGAACCTTTCCACTAATGGGAAGCGTCTTCGTGGGGCAGCTATCTATATGGATACAGTTAGTGTTGGTGCAACGATCAATACCATTCTAGCTGCTGTCAAAGCGGAAGGTCGTACCGTCATTGAGAATGCCGCTCGCGAACCTGAGATCATTGATGTCGTAACCCTTCTTAATAATATGGGGGCTCACATCCGGGGAGCTGGTACAGATATCATTACGATTGAAGGAGTAGACTATCTCCGCGGGACGCGCCACCAAGTAATCCCAGATCGCATCGAAGCAGGGACTTATATCGCTCTTGCTGCAGCTGTGGGAGAAGGAATTCAAATTACGAATGTTCTCTATGAACACCTGGAAAGCTTTATTGCCAAGCTAGAAGAAATGGGAGTTCGCATGACCATTTCTGAGGATAGTGTTTTTGTTGAAAAGCAAGAAAATCTGAAAGCTGTTCACATTAAAACCTCTCCTTACCCTGGATTTGCAACTGATTTGCAGCAACCCTTGACCCCCTTGCTCTTGACAGCTAATGGAAAGGGAAGCATTGTAGATACTATTTATCAAAAGCGGGTCAACCATGTGGCTGAACTGATGCGGATGGGGGCTAGGATTGAAACAGTTGGTGATCGCATTGTCTACCAAGGACCAAATCAATTAACGGGTGCTCCAGTTAAAGCGACAGACCTTCGTGCAGGAGCTGCCTTGGTGATTGCAGGCTTGATGGCACAGGGGAGAACAGAGATTACCAATATTGAGTTTATCCTTCGTGGCTATTCGCACATCATTGAAAAATTGCAACAATTGGGCGCTGACATCAAGTTAATTGATGAAGCATAA
- a CDS encoding GtrA family protein, producing the protein MKKLVHRIFNNEILAYLIFGVATTIVSVATRLIVFQLTDQEQLATLIGNIAGILFAFATNDTIVFKQERKGWFKRLIVFSFARMGTLVLDLLMTTIFVTQYPQIIGQFVNMNRTAINTIETFAAQVMIVILNYVFSKLFVFRNKK; encoded by the coding sequence ATGAAAAAACTAGTCCATCGCATCTTTAATAATGAAATTTTAGCCTACCTGATCTTTGGTGTTGCTACTACTATTGTCTCTGTTGCTACCCGGCTGATTGTTTTCCAACTGACGGACCAGGAACAACTAGCTACCTTGATTGGAAATATTGCAGGGATTCTCTTTGCCTTTGCTACCAACGATACTATTGTCTTTAAACAAGAAAGAAAAGGCTGGTTCAAACGCTTAATTGTCTTCTCTTTCGCTCGAATGGGCACTCTCGTTCTGGATCTCCTGATGACTACCATCTTTGTGACCCAGTATCCGCAAATCATTGGTCAGTTTGTCAATATGAATCGTACGGCTATCAATACCATCGAAACGTTTGCTGCCCAAGTTATGATTGTCATTTTGAACTATGTCTTCAGCAAACTTTTTGTCTTCCGAAATAAAAAGTAA
- a CDS encoding B3/B4 domain-containing protein, translated as MKVTIDQEFWDLFPQAQVVVMTVEGIDNHVDEGKDPYFKDLLDKGVARSKAFIDDEQFTASPVVQEWRQAFSKFKTKKGARSSIEALLKRVSQGREFYPINPLVDLYNSVSLAYAIPCGGEDMEKLAGGLSLGKAKEGEPFFPLGAEEDAPALPEEIIYYDQEGAVCRCLNWREAKRTMLTEETRQAILVMEAVTEEQGERAKEAMDELKGLVKDYFGVEGKISYLSAQTSSLEV; from the coding sequence ATGAAAGTTACAATAGATCAAGAGTTTTGGGATTTGTTTCCCCAAGCACAAGTAGTGGTGATGACTGTAGAAGGAATCGACAATCATGTCGACGAGGGCAAGGATCCCTATTTTAAGGATCTACTCGACAAGGGAGTCGCACGATCAAAAGCCTTCATCGATGATGAACAATTCACTGCTAGCCCAGTTGTTCAGGAATGGCGTCAGGCTTTTAGCAAATTCAAAACCAAAAAAGGAGCCCGCTCTTCCATTGAAGCCTTATTGAAACGTGTTTCGCAAGGACGGGAGTTTTATCCCATTAATCCTTTAGTTGATTTGTATAATAGTGTCTCTCTTGCCTATGCTATCCCATGTGGTGGTGAGGACATGGAAAAGTTAGCTGGAGGCTTATCTTTAGGAAAAGCAAAGGAGGGAGAGCCATTCTTCCCATTAGGAGCTGAGGAAGATGCTCCAGCTTTGCCGGAAGAGATCATCTATTATGACCAAGAAGGGGCTGTTTGCCGTTGTTTAAATTGGCGGGAAGCTAAAAGGACGATGTTGACAGAAGAAACTCGTCAAGCTATTCTTGTTATGGAAGCAGTGACTGAAGAGCAAGGAGAACGTGCTAAAGAAGCAATGGACGAATTAAAAGGCTTAGTCAAGGACTATTTTGGTGTAGAAGGAAAGATTTCTTATTTAAGCGCCCAAACATCTAGTTTAGAAGTTTAA
- a CDS encoding CopY/TcrY family copper transport repressor, which produces MAKISSAEWEVMRVLWTKGETTSTEITKILSTKQDWSASTVKTLLGRLADKGYLTSRREGRTYLYQTILNEEEANFTAVNEVLSKICLTKHGHILERLIQQTPMTEEQMKGLQDLLASKVSVERVQCDCQPGQCHCASHVEEDK; this is translated from the coding sequence ATGGCTAAGATTTCAAGTGCTGAATGGGAAGTCATGCGGGTCCTTTGGACCAAGGGAGAAACGACTTCTACAGAAATAACTAAGATTCTTTCCACCAAGCAAGACTGGTCCGCATCAACGGTAAAAACCCTCTTGGGGCGCTTAGCTGATAAAGGCTATCTGACGAGTCGAAGAGAAGGTCGGACCTATTTGTATCAGACCATCCTCAATGAAGAAGAGGCTAATTTTACAGCTGTTAATGAAGTTTTAAGTAAGATCTGCTTGACCAAGCATGGTCACATATTGGAGCGATTAATCCAGCAAACCCCTATGACCGAGGAGCAAATGAAGGGGTTGCAAGACCTCCTGGCTTCGAAAGTGAGCGTGGAGCGGGTTCAATGTGATTGCCAACCTGGCCAGTGTCACTGTGCCAGTCATGTGGAGGAAGATAAATGA
- the spxR gene encoding CBS-HotDog domain-containing transcription factor SpxR yields MSKHQAILDYLEKLPIGKRVSVRSISNYLQVSDGTAYRAIKEAENRGIVETRPRSGTVRVKSKKAVLEHLTFREIVEITGSEVLAGKEGLEREFNKFYIGAMTEEHILDYVSEGGLLIVGDRTNIQRLALKHDNAVLVTGGFDVDPSILELGNSGQTPILRTKHDTYTVATMINRALANMQIKTDILTVEQVYSPMHEYGFLRETDTVRDYLDLVRKSRFSRFPVVNQHQMVVGVVTMRDAGDKAPQTTLDKVMSRTVFTTNLSSSIANVSQRMIAEDFEMIPVIRNNQTLLGVITRRAVMDRMSKEQLSGLPTFSEQISQKVVLQANHFELTVEPSMLEKSGVLSNGVLTEVLTTVTRQLMMNSGKNLIIEQLLVYYLQAVQVDDTLRIEARIVRQTRRSAIIDFDLYLNLQLVTKATVTLKIN; encoded by the coding sequence ATGAGTAAACACCAAGCGATCTTAGATTATTTGGAGAAACTACCAATTGGCAAGCGTGTCAGTGTGAGAAGTATCTCGAACTATTTACAGGTGAGTGATGGGACCGCCTATCGGGCCATTAAAGAAGCCGAAAATCGTGGAATTGTTGAAACGAGACCTCGTAGTGGGACTGTTCGTGTTAAGTCCAAAAAGGCTGTCCTGGAACATCTGACTTTTCGAGAGATTGTAGAAATAACCGGTTCGGAAGTCTTGGCAGGTAAAGAAGGACTGGAACGAGAGTTCAATAAGTTTTATATCGGTGCCATGACAGAAGAGCATATTTTAGATTATGTCTCTGAAGGTGGGCTCCTCATTGTTGGAGACCGGACCAATATCCAACGTCTGGCCCTCAAGCACGACAATGCTGTTCTTGTAACTGGTGGTTTCGATGTCGATCCTTCTATTTTAGAACTAGGTAATAGTGGTCAAACTCCTATCTTACGTACCAAGCATGATACTTATACTGTGGCGACCATGATCAATCGCGCTCTCGCCAACATGCAAATCAAAACAGACATATTAACGGTTGAACAAGTCTATTCACCCATGCATGAATATGGTTTTTTACGGGAAACAGATACCGTACGTGACTATCTAGATTTGGTAAGAAAGAGCCGTTTTAGTCGCTTTCCTGTCGTTAATCAACACCAAATGGTTGTTGGAGTGGTAACTATGCGGGATGCCGGCGATAAGGCACCCCAGACAACTCTAGACAAGGTCATGTCACGTACCGTCTTTACGACAAACCTTTCTTCTAGTATCGCCAATGTCAGTCAACGCATGATTGCAGAAGACTTTGAGATGATCCCTGTTATTCGGAACAATCAGACCTTGTTAGGTGTCATTACCCGTCGTGCAGTCATGGACCGGATGAGTAAGGAACAATTGTCTGGATTACCAACCTTTAGTGAACAAATCAGTCAAAAAGTGGTTCTGCAAGCCAATCATTTTGAACTGACGGTTGAACCAAGTATGTTAGAAAAAAGTGGCGTTCTCTCGAATGGCGTTCTCACTGAAGTTTTAACAACGGTCACTCGCCAGCTCATGATGAATTCTGGAAAAAATTTAATTATCGAACAGCTGTTGGTCTATTATCTTCAAGCTGTTCAAGTGGACGATACCTTGCGAATTGAAGCGCGTATTGTTCGCCAAACAAGACGATCGGCTATTATAGATTTTGATTTGTATTTGAATCTGCAGCTGGTCACGAAAGCCACCGTTACTTTGAAAATTAATTAG
- a CDS encoding YihY/virulence factor BrkB family protein, producing MKKFLKWLGERPFIKGFLRFYMASESDITSIAVAYYLLISILPLLLIAANILPYFQIRPTQILLTLREVLPASMYRIVLQVISSVLTKPSTGLLSFSIISALWVSSQCIAYLQRAFNKSYGVEKERGIIWARIFSILISFALQGLFGLSLVLTMFGRMIIRTVYQIFKFDESIYLRLLNISGPSVYFLLFLTLLLLYYTLPNIKIPKFRYVFPGAIFVTAVLYLTLNIFWKYVDHYITSFLDARFFGSVLLAVIMFWFILVAKVLIIGCILNASIQYAIEARFETKDGDVVAKYKIGQVAFHQKEASLKRRFHLQNLRKNQE from the coding sequence ATGAAAAAGTTTCTAAAATGGCTAGGCGAACGACCGTTTATTAAGGGATTCCTACGCTTTTATATGGCCTCTGAATCGGATATCACTAGTATAGCAGTAGCCTATTATTTATTGATTTCGATTCTCCCTTTATTGTTGATTGCAGCCAATATCCTCCCTTACTTTCAGATTCGTCCGACTCAGATTTTGCTGACCTTGCGTGAAGTCTTACCTGCTTCCATGTACCGCATTGTTTTGCAAGTTATTTCATCGGTGCTTACCAAGCCGTCTACTGGTTTGCTGAGTTTTTCTATCATTTCTGCTTTATGGGTCTCTTCACAGTGTATCGCTTACCTGCAAAGAGCCTTCAATAAAAGTTATGGAGTGGAGAAGGAGAGGGGGATTATCTGGGCGAGAATTTTCAGTATCTTGATTAGTTTTGCTCTACAAGGTCTGTTTGGTCTATCTCTCGTTTTGACTATGTTTGGCCGTATGATTATTCGTACCGTCTACCAGATTTTCAAGTTTGATGAAAGTATCTACCTTCGCCTTCTAAATATTTCCGGCCCTTCGGTTTACTTCCTTCTCTTTTTGACCTTGCTCTTGCTCTATTACACCCTGCCCAATATCAAAATTCCTAAGTTTCGCTATGTCTTTCCAGGAGCCATCTTTGTGACAGCAGTCCTTTATTTGACCTTGAATATCTTCTGGAAATATGTCGATCACTATATCACGAGTTTCTTAGATGCTCGTTTCTTCGGATCTGTCCTTTTAGCAGTCATTATGTTCTGGTTTATCTTGGTAGCCAAGGTGTTGATTATTGGTTGTATCTTAAATGCTAGTATTCAGTATGCGATTGAAGCACGATTCGAGACAAAAGACGGGGATGTGGTAGCCAAGTATAAGATAGGTCAAGTAGCTTTTCACCAAAAGGAAGCTTCACTCAAGCGTCGTTTTCATCTTCAAAATTTGAGAAAAAATCAAGAATAA
- a CDS encoding GNAT family N-acetyltransferase — protein MNIWTQLAAYSCFETERLFLRPFLYSDAADFYKISSNPDNLPFIFPAQTSLEECQYVLANYFLKNPLGIWAICDKETGHAIGSIKFEKLDEIKKEAELGYFLHKDYWGKGLMTEVVKEITFLSFQEFHLKQVRIITHVENLASQQVALHAGYTLKRQFKGSDRYTRKMRDYYEFCIDRGDLNE, from the coding sequence ATGAACATTTGGACGCAACTAGCAGCATATTCATGTTTCGAAACAGAGCGCCTCTTCTTGAGGCCCTTTCTATATAGTGATGCAGCTGACTTTTACAAGATATCCTCCAATCCAGATAATTTGCCTTTTATTTTCCCGGCACAAACTTCCCTAGAGGAATGCCAGTATGTCTTGGCTAATTATTTTTTAAAGAATCCTCTGGGAATATGGGCGATTTGTGATAAGGAAACCGGTCATGCGATTGGATCGATTAAATTTGAGAAATTGGATGAAATTAAGAAAGAAGCAGAACTTGGTTATTTCTTACACAAGGATTATTGGGGCAAAGGCCTCATGACAGAGGTTGTAAAAGAAATTACCTTCTTGTCCTTCCAGGAATTTCATCTCAAACAAGTCCGAATTATTACCCATGTTGAAAATTTAGCCAGCCAACAGGTAGCTTTACATGCCGGTTATACGTTAAAACGACAATTCAAGGGAAGCGACCGCTATACCCGAAAGATGCGGGATTATTACGAGTTCTGCATAGATAGAGGAGATCTCAATGAGTAA
- a CDS encoding QueT transporter family protein — protein sequence MKNYTVRDLAQIALVAALYVALTITPPLNAIGSNEIQFRVSEMLNFMAFYNRKYIWSVTIGCMISNFLSYGIVDVVVGGGSTLVFVTLGVYLFKRYEKTDLFNGWIRKDHFLFSIFFALSMFTIALELHILNKTPFFLNWLTTGLGEFASLIVGAILIKKIAQRIDLTQ from the coding sequence ATGAAAAACTATACTGTTCGTGACTTGGCACAGATTGCTCTAGTTGCAGCTCTCTATGTGGCCTTGACCATTACTCCCCCATTGAATGCCATCGGAAGCAATGAGATCCAATTCCGTGTTTCTGAAATGCTCAATTTCATGGCTTTCTACAATCGGAAATACATTTGGTCGGTGACAATTGGCTGTATGATTTCTAACTTCCTGAGTTATGGGATTGTCGACGTGGTCGTTGGTGGCGGATCTACTTTGGTCTTCGTCACACTTGGAGTATATCTCTTTAAACGTTACGAAAAGACAGATCTCTTTAATGGATGGATTCGCAAGGATCATTTCTTATTCTCAATTTTCTTTGCCCTCTCTATGTTTACGATTGCCTTAGAATTGCATATCTTGAACAAAACACCATTCTTCTTGAATTGGTTGACAACTGGTTTGGGTGAATTTGCTTCCCTGATTGTCGGA
- a CDS encoding MarR family winged helix-turn-helix transcriptional regulator: MKVLREIGIIARALDSIANIEFRDLELARGQYLYLVRIGEHPGIIQEELSDLLKVDRSTVARSVKKLADKGFIRELNDHSNQKIKKWVLTEKGQALYPFILAEHTYSEKAALKGFSQTEILQLEKWLAKMSENVAADWELVKKGQKRNYSEEKK; encoded by the coding sequence ATGAAGGTTTTAAGAGAGATTGGCATCATAGCCCGAGCCTTAGATTCGATTGCTAATATTGAGTTCCGAGATTTGGAGCTAGCAAGAGGCCAATACCTGTATTTGGTGCGGATTGGAGAGCACCCAGGGATTATTCAAGAGGAGTTATCCGATTTATTAAAAGTGGACCGTTCAACAGTAGCTCGCTCTGTCAAAAAATTAGCGGATAAAGGATTTATCCGAGAATTAAACGATCATTCAAATCAAAAGATAAAAAAATGGGTCCTAACGGAAAAGGGACAAGCGCTTTATCCTTTCATACTTGCTGAGCATACTTATTCTGAGAAGGCTGCCTTAAAAGGTTTTTCACAGACAGAAATTCTTCAATTAGAAAAATGGCTGGCAAAAATGAGTGAAAACGTCGCAGCGGATTGGGAGCTAGTGAAAAAAGGCCAAAAAAGAAATTATAGTGAGGAAAAGAAATGA